Proteins encoded together in one Pseudomonas sp. ADAK13 window:
- a CDS encoding FimV family protein, which produces MVQVRKLVLAIAAASALSSGMAQALQLGEMTLKSKLNQPLSVEIELLDVGGLTASEITPSLASSQAFVDAGVDRQAFLNDLTFTPVINPNGRSVVRVTSSKPLPDSYVRFLLQVQWPNGRLMRDYSVLLDPAKFDQSTPAAGAPAAAPAPRLNSPATAPTISKAKEHTTTSRDTLWEIAAKNRNGASVQQTMLAIQALNPDAFIDGNINRMKTGQVLRLPDSGQSTSLPQPQAIAEVTAQNAAWREGRRGGNQLAGKAQLDATKRTQAGNAPSQANTKDNLSLVSAEAAKKGVKGGAGDSRALNNKLAVTQESLDSTRRENEELKSRMADLQSQLDKLQRLIELKNNQLAKLQAPGGAAAQPAAPAAMPAELAAQPAAPAAAATPVAAPVETPVKADAAPATTEGKFNDLLTNPIVLGVIGGAAGLLVLLLLLLWARHRNARLEEEKHLRMARALAEEPEFAPNIDHDLPSDSFEGLDVPPPNVKLAPAPAAVVAPVVAPVVAPVVAPVAAERPADALAQAQSHIDRGHLNQAAEVLEEAIKQEPARSDLRLKLMEVHGLQGNKDGFVTQERQLVANGDNHAQVEQLKSRFPAMAVLAAGVSAAVAAAALDAQYVKDLLKDEPAPPAPAPEPAPELDAFDTDFDLSLDDLEAASPAVVNPESDDLSFESVLQQQAEAKASEEDLSDFDLDLQLDPPSSTQSDDDFLSGLEDPLKDLPPVEPPTLTPTDLDDLDLPEDFDLSLADEPEAPAAAKPDAFASELDDVNAELDRLSQSLEHPPIEPSFTAEDAALGGDEPEFDFLSGTDEVATKLDLAQAYIDMGDADGARDILAEVLNEGDDGQKGEAKEMLGRLA; this is translated from the coding sequence ATGGTTCAAGTTCGCAAACTGGTGTTAGCAATAGCGGCCGCCTCGGCGCTGTCCTCCGGTATGGCGCAAGCACTGCAACTTGGGGAGATGACCCTCAAGTCGAAGCTGAACCAGCCGCTGTCGGTGGAAATCGAGTTGCTCGACGTCGGTGGCCTGACCGCCTCCGAGATCACCCCCAGCCTGGCGTCGTCCCAGGCCTTCGTGGATGCGGGCGTCGATCGCCAGGCGTTCCTGAACGACCTGACCTTCACCCCGGTGATCAACCCCAACGGCCGCAGCGTGGTGCGTGTCACGTCCAGCAAGCCGCTGCCTGATTCCTACGTACGGTTCCTGCTGCAAGTGCAATGGCCCAACGGCCGGCTGATGCGCGACTACAGCGTGTTGCTGGACCCGGCCAAGTTCGATCAGTCGACCCCGGCGGCCGGTGCACCAGCAGCGGCGCCCGCGCCACGCCTGAACTCGCCAGCCACCGCGCCGACAATCAGCAAAGCCAAGGAACACACCACGACTTCCCGCGATACATTGTGGGAAATCGCCGCGAAGAACCGCAATGGCGCCTCGGTGCAGCAAACCATGCTGGCCATTCAGGCGCTGAACCCTGACGCCTTTATCGATGGCAACATCAACCGCATGAAAACCGGCCAGGTCCTGCGCCTGCCGGACTCGGGCCAGAGCACCAGCCTGCCGCAGCCCCAGGCGATTGCTGAAGTAACTGCGCAAAACGCTGCGTGGCGCGAAGGTCGTCGCGGTGGCAATCAGCTCGCCGGCAAGGCGCAACTGGACGCCACCAAGCGTACCCAGGCGGGTAATGCACCGTCCCAGGCCAATACCAAGGACAATTTGAGCCTGGTCTCGGCCGAAGCGGCCAAGAAGGGCGTAAAAGGCGGCGCAGGTGACAGCCGTGCCCTGAACAACAAGCTGGCGGTGACCCAGGAAAGCCTGGATTCGACCCGGCGCGAAAATGAAGAACTGAAAAGCCGCATGGCTGACCTGCAGAGTCAGTTGGACAAGCTGCAGCGGCTGATCGAGCTCAAGAACAATCAGCTGGCCAAGTTGCAGGCCCCGGGTGGCGCTGCGGCGCAGCCTGCTGCTCCGGCTGCAATGCCGGCCGAGCTGGCTGCACAACCGGCCGCGCCGGCGGCTGCCGCAACCCCGGTGGCTGCGCCGGTCGAGACGCCGGTCAAGGCTGATGCGGCACCGGCTACCACCGAAGGCAAATTCAACGACCTGCTGACCAACCCGATCGTGCTCGGCGTGATCGGCGGCGCGGCAGGTTTGCTGGTGCTGTTGCTTCTGCTGCTGTGGGCCCGTCATCGCAACGCGCGCCTTGAAGAAGAAAAACACCTGCGCATGGCGCGGGCCCTGGCTGAAGAGCCGGAGTTCGCACCGAACATCGATCATGATTTGCCGTCCGACAGTTTCGAAGGCCTTGATGTACCGCCGCCGAACGTCAAGCTGGCGCCAGCTCCAGCGGCAGTCGTTGCACCGGTGGTGGCTCCTGTCGTTGCGCCGGTTGTCGCCCCGGTTGCTGCCGAGCGTCCAGCCGACGCCCTGGCACAAGCCCAGTCGCACATCGATCGTGGTCACCTGAACCAGGCCGCTGAAGTGCTGGAAGAGGCGATCAAGCAAGAGCCTGCCCGCAGCGACCTGCGTCTCAAACTGATGGAAGTGCACGGTTTGCAGGGCAACAAGGACGGGTTTGTCACTCAGGAGCGCCAACTGGTCGCCAACGGCGACAATCACGCCCAGGTTGAACAGCTGAAAAGCCGCTTTCCGGCCATGGCTGTGCTCGCGGCGGGTGTCAGTGCTGCCGTTGCTGCGGCGGCCCTCGACGCCCAGTACGTCAAGGACCTGCTCAAGGACGAGCCCGCGCCGCCTGCACCCGCGCCGGAACCTGCGCCGGAGCTGGACGCGTTTGACACCGATTTCGACCTGAGCCTGGACGACCTGGAGGCTGCTTCCCCGGCCGTGGTCAACCCCGAGTCGGACGACCTGAGCTTTGAGTCCGTGCTGCAACAGCAGGCCGAGGCCAAGGCCAGCGAAGAAGACCTCTCGGACTTCGACCTGGACCTGCAACTCGATCCGCCATCGTCGACCCAGTCCGACGACGACTTCCTCTCCGGCCTTGAAGACCCGCTGAAGGACCTGCCACCGGTGGAGCCGCCGACCCTGACGCCGACCGACCTGGACGACCTCGACCTGCCGGAAGACTTCGACCTGTCCCTGGCCGACGAGCCCGAAGCGCCTGCAGCGGCCAAGCCGGACGCGTTCGCCTCGGAGCTTGACGACGTCAACGCCGAGCTGGATCGCCTGTCGCAAAGCCTGGAACATCCGCCGATCGAGCCGTCCTTTACCGCCGAAGACGCGGCGCTGGGTGGCGACGAGCCGGAGTTCGACTTCCTCTCCGGCACCGACGAAGTGGCGACCAAGCTCGACCTGGCCCAGGCCTACATCGACATGGGTGACGCCGACGGCGCGCGGGATATCCTGGCCGAAGTGTTGAATGAAGGTGATGACGGTCAGAAAGGCGAAGCCAAGGAAATGCTCGGCCGGCTGGCTTGA
- a CDS encoding CvpA family protein — protein sequence MPFTWVDWAIVAIVAISALISLSRGFVKEALSLLTWIIAGVVAWMFGGSLSVYLAGYIETPSARVIAGCAIMFIATLLVGAMVNYLIGELIRVTGLSGTDRFLGMAFGAARGGLLVVVAVGLLSLGPVQQDSWWQESVLVPKFLLVADWSKNLILGWSSQWLASGISVPADLPFKEHLLPAKTPQ from the coding sequence GTGCCATTTACCTGGGTTGACTGGGCGATCGTTGCAATCGTCGCCATCTCCGCTTTGATCAGTCTAAGCCGCGGCTTCGTTAAAGAAGCTCTGTCGTTGCTGACATGGATCATCGCAGGGGTTGTAGCCTGGATGTTCGGCGGTTCATTGTCGGTTTACCTGGCCGGATATATCGAGACACCTTCGGCTCGCGTCATCGCGGGCTGCGCCATCATGTTCATCGCCACGTTGTTGGTGGGGGCAATGGTCAATTATCTTATCGGCGAATTGATACGCGTCACCGGCCTCTCCGGGACCGATCGATTTCTCGGCATGGCCTTCGGCGCCGCACGTGGCGGCTTGCTGGTGGTTGTGGCGGTCGGGCTGTTGAGCCTGGGGCCGGTACAGCAGGATTCGTGGTGGCAGGAGTCTGTACTCGTGCCAAAATTTCTATTGGTTGCAGATTGGTCCAAAAACCTCATTTTGGGGTGGAGCAGTCAGTGGCTGGCCAGCGGGATCAGCGTACCCGCTGATCTTCCGTTCAAGGAACACCTCTTGCCGGCCAAAACGCCTCAGTAA
- a CDS encoding SPOR domain-containing protein, translating into MALLDSAYKQRMVGALVLVALAVIFLPMLFSRQDEQRQVTVEAPAAPQAPAVPQVQVEPVVVPEPQALPEEEPVPTDDEVAAQQAPSMPVQPSVPVVKPAPAAPAVVAKPAVPAPAPKPVAPQPAAPGKPDVGQSRIDPNGLPISWSIQLASLANRESADALQKKLRTQGYNAYIRSADGKNRVFIGPLIERAEADRLRDLLDRQQNLKGFVVRFQPERG; encoded by the coding sequence ATGGCATTACTGGATAGCGCATACAAGCAGCGAATGGTCGGAGCCCTGGTTCTGGTGGCGTTGGCGGTGATTTTTCTGCCGATGCTGTTTTCCCGTCAGGACGAGCAACGCCAGGTGACCGTTGAAGCCCCGGCTGCGCCCCAGGCGCCGGCGGTGCCTCAGGTTCAGGTTGAGCCGGTGGTGGTTCCCGAGCCGCAAGCGCTGCCGGAAGAAGAGCCGGTACCGACCGACGATGAAGTCGCTGCACAGCAGGCGCCGTCGATGCCGGTTCAGCCGAGCGTACCGGTGGTCAAGCCTGCGCCTGCTGCTCCGGCGGTTGTGGCCAAGCCAGCAGTGCCGGCGCCAGCACCAAAACCTGTGGCGCCGCAGCCGGCGGCACCGGGCAAGCCGGACGTGGGTCAGAGCCGTATTGACCCGAATGGCTTGCCGATCAGTTGGTCTATCCAACTGGCCAGCCTGGCTAACCGTGAAAGTGCTGATGCGTTGCAGAAGAAGCTGCGCACCCAGGGTTACAACGCCTATATCCGCAGCGCCGACGGCAAGAACCGGGTCTTTATCGGGCCGTTGATCGAGCGCGCCGAAGCCGATCGCCTGCGGGACTTGCTGGATCGCCAGCAGAACCTGAAGGGTTTTGTGGTTCGCTTCCAGCCAGAGCGCGGTTAA
- a CDS encoding aspartate-semialdehyde dehydrogenase has product MTQTFDIAVIGATGTVGETLVQILEEQDFPVGNLHLLASSESAGHSVPFRGKNVRVREVDEFDFSKVQLVFFAAGPAVTLSFAPRATAAGCMLIDLSGALPADQAPHVVPEANPQVLDGLKKPYQVSSPSPSATALAVVLAPLRGLLDIQRVNVTANLAVSAQGREAVSELARQTAELLNVRPLEPKFFDRQMAFNLLAQVGKPDAQGHTALEKRLVHELRAVLEMPLLKISVTCVQAPVFFGDSLTVSLQLGAAVDLAAVNLALDSATGVELVEEGDYPTAVGDAVGQDVVYVGRVRAGVDDPAELNLWLTSDNVRKGAALNAVQLAQLLIKGLV; this is encoded by the coding sequence ATGACCCAGACCTTTGATATTGCCGTGATCGGCGCCACCGGCACCGTTGGCGAAACCCTGGTGCAAATCCTTGAAGAGCAGGACTTCCCGGTGGGCAACCTGCACCTGCTGGCCAGCAGCGAATCGGCCGGGCATTCGGTGCCGTTTCGCGGCAAAAACGTGCGGGTGCGGGAAGTCGACGAATTTGATTTCAGCAAAGTCCAGCTGGTGTTCTTCGCTGCCGGCCCTGCGGTCACCCTGAGTTTCGCGCCGCGCGCCACCGCCGCCGGCTGTATGCTGATCGACTTGTCTGGCGCCTTGCCGGCCGATCAGGCGCCGCACGTGGTCCCGGAAGCCAATCCTCAGGTACTGGATGGCCTGAAAAAACCGTATCAAGTCAGCAGCCCCAGCCCGTCCGCCACCGCCCTGGCCGTGGTGCTCGCGCCGCTGCGTGGCTTGCTGGATATTCAGCGCGTCAATGTCACCGCCAACCTGGCCGTTTCCGCCCAGGGCCGTGAAGCCGTCAGTGAGCTCGCTCGCCAGACCGCCGAACTGTTGAACGTACGTCCGCTGGAGCCGAAGTTCTTCGACCGGCAGATGGCTTTCAACCTGCTGGCCCAGGTTGGCAAGCCTGACGCCCAAGGCCACACCGCGCTGGAAAAGCGCCTGGTGCACGAATTGCGCGCCGTGCTGGAAATGCCTTTGCTAAAGATTTCCGTCACTTGCGTTCAAGCCCCGGTGTTTTTTGGCGATAGCCTGACTGTGTCCCTGCAATTGGGTGCAGCGGTGGACCTCGCTGCCGTCAACCTCGCCTTGGACTCGGCAACGGGTGTCGAGTTGGTTGAAGAGGGTGATTACCCTACTGCTGTTGGCGATGCGGTCGGTCAGGACGTGGTCTATGTGGGCCGGGTGCGCGCCGGTGTCGATGACCCGGCGGAACTAAATTTGTGGCTGACGTCAGATAACGTACGCAAAGGGGCCGCACTGAACGCCGTACAGCTGGCGCAGTTGTTGATAAAAGGCCTTGTGTAA
- a CDS encoding phosphoribosylanthranilate isomerase, with product MSAVRSKICGITRIEDALAAVEAGADAIGFVFYAKSPRAVNVLQARAIIAALPPFVTTVGLFVNASRCELNETLDAVQLDMLQFHGDESPDECESYQRPYIKALRVKAGDDIAAVCAAYTGARGVLLDTYVEGVPGGTGEAFDWSLIPEGLSKPIILAGGLNPGNVAGAIRQVRPYAVDVSGGVEQGKGIKDHAKIRAFMQAVRDSSGTM from the coding sequence ATGTCTGCCGTTCGCAGCAAGATTTGCGGGATTACCCGCATAGAAGACGCGTTGGCGGCGGTCGAGGCGGGGGCCGATGCCATCGGTTTTGTGTTTTATGCCAAAAGCCCGCGGGCGGTGAATGTGTTGCAGGCGCGGGCAATCATTGCCGCGTTGCCGCCGTTCGTGACCACCGTGGGGTTGTTCGTCAACGCCAGCCGCTGCGAACTCAATGAAACCCTCGATGCCGTGCAACTCGACATGCTGCAGTTCCATGGCGATGAAAGCCCTGACGAGTGCGAAAGCTATCAGCGCCCGTATATCAAGGCGCTGCGGGTCAAGGCCGGCGACGATATTGCGGCGGTGTGCGCTGCTTACACTGGTGCCCGCGGGGTTCTTCTCGACACCTACGTCGAAGGCGTTCCCGGCGGCACCGGCGAAGCGTTCGACTGGTCGTTGATTCCCGAAGGCTTGAGCAAGCCGATCATCCTGGCGGGAGGCCTGAACCCGGGCAACGTGGCAGGCGCCATCCGGCAGGTTCGGCCGTACGCGGTGGACGTCAGCGGCGGGGTGGAGCAGGGCAAGGGCATCAAGGATCACGCAAAGATTCGCGCATTCATGCAAGCCGTGCGCGACAGCAGCGGGACGATGTGA
- the truA gene encoding tRNA pseudouridine(38-40) synthase TruA, with protein MAAAGFFRIALGVEYKGSRYRGWQRQASGVPTVQETLEKALSKVADSPVSLMCAGRTDAGVHACGQVVHFDTQAERTMKAWVMGANINLPHDVSVSWAKVMPAHFHARFKAIARRYRYVIYNDQIRPAHLNEEITWNHRPLDAERMAEAAQHLVGIHDFSAFRAGQCQAKSPIKEVHHLRVTRHGKMIVLDIRAGAFLHHMVRNIAGVLMTIGTGERPVEWAKEVLESRVRRTGGVTAHPFGLYLVDVEYRDEFELPQRFIGPHFLTGFSELGG; from the coding sequence ATGGCGGCCGCAGGCTTTTTCAGAATCGCCCTGGGCGTGGAATACAAAGGCTCGCGCTATCGTGGCTGGCAACGCCAGGCCTCCGGCGTGCCGACGGTGCAGGAAACCCTGGAGAAGGCCCTGTCGAAAGTCGCCGACTCGCCGGTCTCGCTGATGTGTGCCGGGCGTACCGACGCCGGTGTACACGCTTGCGGGCAAGTGGTGCACTTTGACACCCAGGCCGAGCGCACGATGAAGGCGTGGGTCATGGGCGCCAATATCAATTTGCCCCACGACGTCAGCGTCAGTTGGGCCAAGGTGATGCCGGCGCACTTTCATGCGCGCTTCAAGGCCATCGCCCGGCGTTATCGCTATGTGATCTACAACGATCAGATCCGCCCGGCGCACCTCAACGAAGAAATCACCTGGAACCACCGCCCGCTGGACGCCGAGCGTATGGCTGAGGCGGCCCAGCATCTGGTGGGCATCCACGATTTCAGCGCGTTTCGTGCCGGCCAGTGCCAGGCCAAGTCGCCGATCAAGGAAGTTCATCACCTGCGGGTGACCCGCCACGGCAAGATGATCGTCCTGGATATCCGCGCCGGTGCCTTCCTGCACCATATGGTGCGCAATATCGCCGGGGTACTGATGACCATCGGTACCGGCGAGCGTCCGGTGGAGTGGGCCAAAGAAGTGCTGGAAAGCCGTGTTCGCCGCACCGGTGGCGTCACGGCGCATCCGTTCGGCCTGTACCTGGTGGATGTGGAGTACCGCGACGAGTTCGAATTGCCGCAGCGGTTCATCGGGCCACACTTCCTCACAGGTTTCAGCGAACTTGGCGGCTGA
- the accD gene encoding acetyl-CoA carboxylase, carboxyltransferase subunit beta — MSNWLVDKLIPSIMRSEVKKSSVPEGLWHKCPSCDAVLYRPELEKTLDVCPKCNHHMRIGARARIDIFLDADGRSELGADLEPVDRLKFRDGKKYKDRLTAAQKQTGEKDALISVSGKLLGMPVVVSAFEFSFMGGSMGAIVGERFVRAANYALENRCPMICFAASGGARMQEALISLMQMAKTSAVLARLREEGIPFISVLTDPVYGGVSASLAMLGDVIVGEPKALIGFAGPRVIEQTVREKLPEGFQRSEFLLEHGAIDMIIARSELRPRLGNLLAQMMGLPTPVYVAPKVEPIVVPPVPANI; from the coding sequence ATGAGCAACTGGTTAGTAGACAAACTGATCCCCTCGATCATGCGTTCCGAGGTGAAGAAAAGCTCGGTTCCTGAAGGTCTTTGGCACAAGTGCCCTTCCTGCGACGCGGTGTTGTACCGCCCGGAGCTGGAAAAGACCCTGGACGTTTGCCCCAAGTGCAACCACCACATGCGTATCGGCGCCCGCGCCCGCATTGATATCTTCCTCGATGCCGATGGTCGCTCCGAACTGGGCGCCGACCTGGAGCCGGTCGACCGTCTGAAATTCCGCGACGGCAAGAAGTACAAGGACCGCCTGACCGCTGCCCAGAAGCAGACCGGTGAGAAGGACGCGCTGATCTCCGTCAGCGGCAAGCTGCTGGGCATGCCGGTAGTGGTTTCTGCCTTCGAATTCTCCTTCATGGGCGGCTCCATGGGCGCCATCGTCGGTGAGCGTTTTGTACGTGCCGCCAACTACGCCCTGGAAAATCGTTGCCCGATGATCTGCTTCGCAGCCTCCGGCGGCGCGCGGATGCAGGAAGCACTGATTTCCCTGATGCAAATGGCCAAGACCTCTGCGGTACTGGCGCGTCTGCGTGAAGAAGGCATTCCGTTCATCTCCGTATTGACCGACCCGGTCTACGGCGGCGTGTCCGCCAGCCTGGCAATGCTGGGTGACGTGATCGTCGGTGAGCCAAAAGCCCTGATCGGTTTCGCCGGCCCGCGTGTTATCGAGCAAACCGTGCGCGAAAAACTGCCGGAAGGCTTCCAGCGCAGTGAGTTCCTGCTGGAGCATGGCGCGATCGACATGATCATCGCCCGTTCCGAACTGCGTCCGCGCCTGGGTAACCTGCTGGCACAAATGATGGGCCTGCCGACGCCTGTGTACGTCGCGCCTAAAGTAGAACCGATTGTCGTGCCACCGGTGCCTGCAAACATATGA
- the folC gene encoding bifunctional tetrahydrofolate synthase/dihydrofolate synthase, whose translation MTQRTLGEWLAYLEQLHPSAIDMGLERSQQVATRLGLGRPAPRVITVTGTNGKGSTCAFVAALLQAQGLKVGVYNSPHLLRYNERVQLNGVEATDEQLCEAFAALDAGRGEISLTYFEMGTLAAFWLFERAQLDVVVLEVGLGGRLDTVNVVDADLALITSIGVDHADYLGNTRESVAYEKAGIFRQGKPALCGDLDPPHTLLDKVRELDCPFFLRGREFNFEVGDQYWQWRGLDARGQTVELRDLPLLNLPMENAALALQAYLLLDLPWHAEQIAATLQATRVVGRLDRRAFDWKGKRLNLLLDVGHNPHAAEYLAKRLARTPPAGRRLAVFGLLADKDLEGVVAPLLGNVQAWAVAPLDTPRSRPAVELQVALQNLGASVTSHASVTAALEAQCAIATPEDEILLFGSFYCVAEALEWLARRSTEEAAHGITG comes from the coding sequence ATGACCCAACGTACCCTGGGCGAATGGCTCGCCTACCTTGAGCAGTTGCATCCGTCAGCCATCGACATGGGCCTGGAGCGCTCGCAACAGGTAGCGACCCGCCTCGGGTTGGGCAGGCCGGCACCGCGTGTGATCACGGTGACCGGCACCAACGGCAAGGGCTCTACCTGCGCCTTTGTCGCCGCCTTGCTGCAAGCCCAGGGCTTGAAGGTCGGCGTGTACAACTCGCCGCACCTGCTGCGCTACAACGAGCGGGTGCAACTCAATGGCGTCGAAGCCACTGACGAGCAACTCTGCGAAGCCTTCGCCGCACTCGATGCCGGGCGTGGCGAAATTTCCCTGACGTATTTCGAGATGGGCACCCTTGCGGCGTTCTGGCTGTTCGAGCGTGCGCAACTCGATGTGGTGGTACTGGAAGTCGGCTTGGGCGGGCGTCTGGACACGGTCAATGTGGTGGATGCCGACCTGGCGCTGATCACCAGCATTGGTGTCGACCACGCCGACTACCTGGGTAACACCCGTGAATCCGTGGCCTATGAAAAGGCCGGGATCTTCCGCCAGGGCAAGCCTGCACTGTGCGGTGACCTCGACCCGCCGCATACCTTGCTGGACAAGGTGCGTGAGCTGGATTGCCCGTTCTTCCTGCGTGGGCGTGAGTTCAATTTCGAGGTCGGTGACCAGTATTGGCAGTGGCGCGGGCTTGATGCGCGTGGCCAGACCGTTGAATTGCGTGACCTGCCGCTGCTGAACCTGCCGATGGAAAACGCCGCGCTCGCGCTGCAAGCCTACCTGTTGCTGGATTTGCCCTGGCATGCCGAGCAGATTGCCGCTACGTTGCAGGCTACTCGGGTGGTAGGGCGTCTTGATCGACGAGCCTTCGACTGGAAGGGCAAGCGCCTGAATCTGCTGCTGGATGTGGGGCATAACCCTCACGCCGCTGAATACCTGGCCAAGCGCCTGGCGCGCACGCCACCTGCCGGTCGCCGACTGGCGGTGTTCGGCTTGCTGGCCGACAAGGACCTGGAGGGCGTGGTTGCGCCGTTGCTGGGCAACGTTCAGGCCTGGGCGGTTGCACCGCTGGATACACCGCGCAGTCGTCCTGCTGTCGAGTTGCAGGTGGCGTTACAGAACCTTGGTGCGTCGGTGACGTCCCATGCAAGCGTGACAGCCGCCCTGGAAGCCCAGTGCGCGATTGCGACGCCTGAGGATGAGATTCTGTTGTTCGGATCATTTTATTGTGTTGCCGAGGCACTCGAGTGGTTGGCCCGGCGCTCCACGGAGGAAGCTGCACATGGCATTACTGGATAG
- the asd gene encoding aspartate-semialdehyde dehydrogenase, whose amino-acid sequence MKRVGLIGWRGMVGSVLMQRMLEEQDFDLIEPVFFTTSNVGGQGPSVGKDIAPLKDAYNIEELKTLDVILTCQGGDYTSEVFPKLREAGWQGYWIDAASSLRMQDDAVIVLDPVNRKVIDQQLDAGTKNYIGGNCTVSLMLMGLGGLFEAGLVEWMSAMTYQAASGAGAQNMRELIKQMGATHAAVADQLADPASAILDIDRRVAEAMRSEAYPTENFGVPLAGSLIPWIDKELPNGQSREEWKAQAETNKILGRFKSPIPVDGICVRIGAMRCHSQALTIKLNKDVPIADIEGLISQHNPWVKLVPNNRDISIQELSPNKVTGTLNVPVGRLRKLNMGTQYLGAFTVGDQLLWGAAEPLRRMLRILLER is encoded by the coding sequence ATGAAACGTGTAGGTCTGATCGGTTGGCGCGGTATGGTCGGTTCCGTGCTCATGCAGCGGATGCTGGAAGAGCAGGATTTCGATCTTATTGAGCCGGTGTTTTTCACCACTTCCAATGTGGGTGGTCAAGGGCCGTCTGTGGGCAAGGATATTGCGCCGCTCAAGGATGCCTACAACATTGAAGAACTGAAGACCCTCGACGTCATTCTGACCTGCCAGGGCGGCGACTACACCAGCGAAGTCTTCCCTAAGCTGCGTGAAGCCGGCTGGCAGGGTTATTGGATCGACGCCGCTTCCAGCCTGCGCATGCAGGATGACGCGGTGATCGTGCTGGACCCGGTGAACCGCAAGGTGATCGACCAGCAACTGGACGCGGGCACCAAGAACTACATCGGTGGCAACTGCACCGTCAGCCTGATGCTGATGGGCCTGGGCGGCTTGTTCGAAGCCGGCCTGGTGGAGTGGATGAGCGCCATGACTTATCAGGCGGCCTCCGGTGCCGGCGCGCAGAACATGCGTGAACTGATCAAGCAAATGGGCGCGACCCACGCCGCTGTTGCCGATCAACTGGCTGACCCGGCCAGCGCGATCCTCGACATCGACCGCCGTGTGGCCGAAGCCATGCGCAGCGAGGCCTACCCGACCGAGAACTTCGGTGTGCCATTGGCCGGTAGCCTGATCCCTTGGATCGACAAGGAACTGCCTAACGGCCAGAGCCGTGAAGAGTGGAAGGCCCAGGCCGAGACCAACAAGATTCTTGGTCGCTTCAAGAGCCCGATCCCGGTGGACGGCATCTGCGTGCGCATCGGCGCCATGCGCTGCCACAGCCAGGCGCTGACCATCAAGCTGAACAAAGACGTGCCGATCGCCGATATCGAAGGGCTGATCAGCCAGCACAACCCTTGGGTCAAGCTGGTGCCGAACAACCGCGACATCAGCATCCAGGAACTGAGCCCGAACAAGGTGACCGGTACCCTGAATGTGCCGGTTGGCCGTCTGCGCAAGCTGAACATGGGTACTCAGTACCTGGGCGCGTTCACCGTCGGCGACCAACTGCTGTGGGGCGCGGCTGAGCCGTTGCGTCGCATGCTGCGGATTCTGCTGGAGCGGTAA